In Xylanibacter ruminicola 23, a single genomic region encodes these proteins:
- a CDS encoding helix-turn-helix domain-containing protein: protein MELFRIFATKTYQMGFISVQVNIKQLICILIMSLTLSIPAMAISAGNHCPMVKIEAERLPDMTIPRSGHSVFVVNGEVTVVGGHTSGFKLTSTAEYLKDNKWYLLPTVYSHDGGMSIVMKSGKVLLAGGFKDNLGISQSYEVELYDPMTHSCKGFGCLNQKRASAAAVEMDDGKVLITGNWYADDEIELYDGKASFSHAKAVSQSRYLPHVLRTSGNDAMIIAGYDMHGEPLDTIIVDRLYGEAVRDTLFYTWRPLHYDLSQHSDDSFIGDEAQHFYRYLVPVENSRGQLAIVDVRDTIFSLLPTICPIPMKSQWGTIKYITPVYADRLNHRGYVLGFDKTRRVYALCIDYAQIPAKLTLYYTDPLPKDAGMLSIPVLTKDGNLLLTGGIDDKRPNENFQPKASVWLLRFTEESKAESPLWIWGVILVLIIIATSVFFIQRKLRGRRMELEGADQPTSVNVDTQLMQRITELMEEKQLYKVPDLKVLDIASELRTNARYVSDCIKNSTNYSFTQYVNSYRIQHAQQLMRDFPDQKISTIYIDSGFTNETTFFRAFKAITGMTPKDWKNLQND from the coding sequence ATGGAATTATTTCGTATCTTTGCAACCAAAACCTATCAGATGGGCTTTATAAGTGTACAAGTTAATATAAAACAACTTATATGTATATTGATAATGTCGTTGACGTTGTCAATACCTGCAATGGCTATCTCTGCAGGAAACCATTGTCCAATGGTTAAGATAGAGGCTGAACGTTTGCCTGATATGACGATACCACGTAGTGGGCACTCTGTTTTCGTAGTGAATGGCGAGGTAACGGTTGTTGGTGGTCATACATCTGGATTCAAGTTGACATCGACTGCAGAATATCTTAAAGACAATAAGTGGTATCTGTTGCCTACCGTCTATTCGCATGATGGTGGAATGTCTATAGTCATGAAGTCGGGAAAAGTGCTGTTGGCGGGTGGCTTTAAGGATAACTTGGGCATTTCGCAGAGTTATGAAGTAGAACTCTATGACCCCATGACTCATTCTTGCAAAGGATTCGGATGCCTGAACCAAAAACGTGCTTCGGCAGCTGCTGTAGAAATGGATGATGGTAAGGTGCTGATTACAGGTAATTGGTATGCTGATGACGAGATAGAACTTTACGATGGTAAGGCCTCGTTCTCTCATGCAAAGGCCGTTTCCCAATCGCGCTATCTGCCTCATGTGTTACGTACTTCTGGCAATGATGCGATGATTATTGCAGGTTATGATATGCATGGCGAACCGCTTGATACGATTATTGTTGATCGCTTATATGGAGAGGCTGTCAGAGATACATTGTTTTATACTTGGCGCCCATTGCATTATGACCTCTCTCAGCATAGTGATGATAGTTTTATCGGCGATGAGGCTCAGCATTTTTATCGTTATCTGGTACCTGTTGAGAATAGTCGTGGCCAATTAGCGATTGTTGATGTTCGTGATACAATCTTTTCTCTTCTCCCAACGATTTGTCCTATCCCAATGAAGAGTCAGTGGGGGACTATTAAATATATAACTCCGGTTTATGCAGATCGTTTGAATCATCGTGGTTATGTATTAGGTTTCGATAAAACACGCCGTGTATATGCACTCTGTATCGACTATGCCCAGATACCAGCCAAACTAACGCTTTATTATACTGATCCTTTGCCAAAAGATGCGGGTATGTTGAGCATTCCTGTTCTTACAAAAGATGGTAATCTGTTATTAACAGGTGGTATCGATGATAAAAGACCAAACGAAAATTTCCAGCCCAAGGCTTCTGTTTGGTTGTTACGTTTCACAGAAGAAAGCAAGGCGGAATCGCCTCTTTGGATATGGGGCGTTATATTAGTATTAATCATAATCGCAACTTCTGTTTTCTTTATACAGAGAAAGCTGCGTGGACGTAGAATGGAACTCGAGGGAGCTGACCAACCAACATCTGTAAATGTTGATACTCAGTTAATGCAGCGTATTACAGAGTTAATGGAAGAGAAACAACTTTATAAAGTTCCTGATTTGAAGGTCTTGGATATCGCAAGTGAGTTAAGAACCAATGCCCGTTATGTATCCGACTGCATTAAAAACTCAACGAATTATTCCTTTACTCAATACGTTAATAGTTATCGTATACAGCATGCCCAGCAACTGATGCGTGATTTCCCGGATCAGAAGATCTCTACCATTTATATAGATTCGGGTTTTACTAACGAAACAACATTCTTCCGAGCGTTTAAGGCTATTACAGGAATGACACCTAAAGATTGGAAAAACCTGCAAAACGACTGA
- a CDS encoding metal-sulfur cluster assembly factor yields the protein MTQEEKTQIEERIVDVLKTVYDPEIPVNIYDLGMIYKIDVQDDSSVELDMTFTAPNCPAADFILEDVRTKVESVDGVKGANVNLVFEPAWDQSMMSEEARVELGFD from the coding sequence ATGACACAAGAAGAGAAGACACAGATAGAAGAGCGGATTGTAGATGTACTGAAGACCGTTTACGATCCCGAGATTCCCGTCAACATCTACGACCTGGGAATGATTTACAAGATAGATGTACAGGACGACAGTTCTGTTGAGTTGGACATGACCTTTACAGCCCCCAACTGCCCTGCTGCAGATTTTATCCTTGAGGATGTCCGCACCAAGGTAGAGAGTGTGGATGGCGTAAAGGGAGCCAATGTTAATCTCGTGTTCGAACCCGCTTGGGATCAGAGTATGATGAGCGAAGAAGCGAGAGTTGAACTTGGATTCGATTAA
- a CDS encoding UDP-2,3-diacylglucosamine diphosphatase, with translation MKNVYFLSDAHLGSLAIPHQRMQERRLVRFLDSIKEKAAAIYLLGDMFDFWYEYKYVVPKGYTRFLGKLSELTDMGVEVHYFTGNHDIWAYEYLEKECGVILHKKPETTEIYGKMFFLAHGDGLGDPDKKFKLIKSIFHNKVCQWAFSSLHPRWGMWFGLNWAKHSRMKRPNGEEPAYMGENREHLVLFTKKYIQYHSNVDYFIYGHRHIEVDLQLTKKARMIILGDWISQFSYVMFDGEHLLLSQYIEGESRP, from the coding sequence ATGAAGAACGTATATTTCCTTTCCGATGCCCACTTGGGCTCGTTAGCCATTCCGCACCAGCGCATGCAGGAACGCCGACTGGTTCGCTTTCTCGATAGCATCAAGGAGAAGGCAGCAGCCATCTATCTGTTGGGCGACATGTTCGACTTCTGGTACGAATATAAATATGTGGTTCCCAAGGGCTACACCCGTTTCTTAGGCAAACTCTCGGAACTCACCGACATGGGTGTCGAGGTACATTACTTTACCGGCAACCACGACATCTGGGCCTACGAGTATCTGGAAAAGGAGTGCGGGGTGATTCTGCATAAGAAACCCGAGACGACTGAGATATACGGAAAGATGTTCTTCCTGGCACATGGCGACGGACTGGGTGATCCTGATAAGAAGTTCAAGCTTATCAAGAGTATCTTCCACAACAAGGTCTGCCAGTGGGCCTTCTCGTCATTACATCCCCGTTGGGGCATGTGGTTTGGATTAAACTGGGCCAAGCACAGTCGTATGAAGCGTCCTAACGGCGAAGAGCCTGCCTATATGGGCGAGAACCGCGAGCATCTGGTACTGTTTACCAAAAAGTACATCCAGTACCACTCTAACGTAGATTATTTCATCTACGGTCATCGTCACATCGAAGTAGATCTGCAGCTCACCAAGAAAGCCCGCATGATTATCTTAGGCGACTGGATCAGTCAGTTCTCTTATGTGATGTTTGATGGCGAACACCTGCTCCTTTCGCAATACATCGAAGGCGAAAGCCGCCCATGA
- a CDS encoding sugar kinase, with product MNRKKIVTFGELLLRFSKPGQLRLTQGDLFTSKYGGSEANVAVSLATQGEDVTYITRLPDTPVGHAGAMSLAELGVDTSRVLYGGQRIGTYYFEPAAGMRAAKVIYDRNGSAYSDLKPGMIPWREILKDCNYFHVSGITAAISQQAADATFEALDVADELGITVCFDINYRKNLWKYEGAEPRKTLSRMLSRCDMMFGDAIEFDWLSQHPQPPFTATDSNFEMQMKEYGEWFDELHAAYPRVKHWMMGMRNIVSSNHHTLTALLYTDNKLLQAPIMDIPDVVEPVGVGDAFMGGWLHAISLFPNDMQKQLNYSLAAAALKNTIPGDFNLSTEEEILDVKI from the coding sequence ATGAACAGAAAGAAGATAGTAACGTTTGGCGAGCTGTTGCTCAGGTTTTCGAAGCCCGGACAACTGCGACTGACTCAGGGCGACCTGTTTACCAGTAAGTATGGTGGTAGCGAGGCTAATGTGGCCGTATCGTTGGCTACCCAGGGCGAAGATGTAACCTATATTACCCGACTGCCTGATACGCCAGTAGGTCATGCAGGAGCCATGAGCTTAGCAGAACTTGGTGTGGATACCAGCCGTGTGCTTTATGGCGGACAGCGTATTGGTACCTATTACTTTGAGCCTGCTGCCGGCATGCGTGCTGCCAAGGTGATTTACGACCGTAATGGCTCGGCTTATTCCGATCTGAAACCAGGCATGATTCCCTGGCGCGAGATACTGAAGGATTGCAACTACTTCCATGTGTCGGGTATCACGGCAGCCATCTCGCAACAGGCTGCTGATGCCACCTTCGAGGCACTCGACGTGGCCGATGAGTTGGGTATTACTGTATGCTTCGATATCAACTACCGCAAGAACCTTTGGAAGTATGAGGGCGCTGAGCCTAGAAAGACATTGAGTCGCATGCTGTCGCGTTGCGATATGATGTTTGGCGATGCCATCGAGTTCGACTGGCTGTCGCAGCATCCACAGCCACCATTCACGGCTACCGACTCTAACTTCGAGATGCAGATGAAGGAGTATGGCGAGTGGTTCGACGAGTTGCATGCTGCCTACCCCCGTGTAAAACACTGGATGATGGGTATGCGTAATATCGTAAGCTCGAACCATCACACCCTGACAGCCCTGCTTTATACCGACAATAAACTGTTGCAGGCACCTATCATGGATATCCCTGATGTGGTGGAGCCTGTAGGTGTGGGCGATGCCTTTATGGGTGGTTGGCTGCATGCCATCAGTCTGTTCCCCAACGACATGCAGAAGCAGTTGAATTACTCGTTAGCTGCCGCAGCCCTCAAGAACACCATCCCCGGCGATTTCAACCTCTCAACCGAGGAAGAGATTCTTGATGTGAAAATTTAA
- a CDS encoding RNA polymerase sigma factor, with translation MENEQQLLSAINQGDRAAMRQLYERYKGYAMSIGLRYIAEVSDVEDVVQDSFVTILTSIGKFDYRGEGSLKGWIGRIVANKAFDFVKHHERMTFTDVIPDTQDEEPEIERIPPNVLTAMIAKLPTGYRMVLNLYVFEHCSHREIANKLGIKESSSSSQLSRARQILTQMITDYIKRHEI, from the coding sequence GTGGAGAACGAACAGCAACTGCTATCAGCCATCAACCAAGGCGATCGTGCTGCCATGAGGCAACTCTACGAGCGCTACAAGGGCTATGCCATGTCAATCGGACTAAGGTATATAGCCGAAGTGAGCGACGTGGAAGACGTGGTGCAGGACAGCTTTGTGACCATCCTTACCTCTATCGGCAAGTTCGATTACCGAGGTGAGGGTTCGTTGAAAGGCTGGATAGGCAGGATTGTTGCTAATAAGGCCTTTGATTTTGTGAAACATCATGAGCGCATGACGTTTACCGATGTCATCCCTGATACACAGGACGAAGAGCCAGAGATAGAACGGATACCGCCCAATGTGCTGACGGCAATGATTGCCAAGCTACCTACAGGCTACAGAATGGTACTAAACCTGTATGTGTTCGAGCATTGCTCGCATCGCGAAATAGCCAATAAGTTAGGTATCAAAGAGAGTTCATCCTCCTCACAGCTGTCGAGAGCGCGACAGATACTCACCCAAATGATAACAGATTACATCAAACGACACGAGATATGA
- a CDS encoding porin family protein yields the protein MKQEEWAERLNNHLKDCHQEPSRDLWEGIEASLDKQAKGQTRHIALRRWMMAAAIIGVLFGGAYLMWNNEPVQPQVAQVKATNHADKEEAPVATQADITPDAAVKAPEKLVAQVVTAAKAVTQIAETAMQTESEVPEPTEKATQPDETANKPKEDTPSPQVHPLLSAEPKANSHVEHHQQKPMRLTMGLFAQGNTNDMNNKNAVMMNPQLMHRVAATRAFLADYEEQESHNQPISFGLSVGYPLNSWLSLSSGLVYTKLNSTFTTLMPNHQIQRHQKLHYIGVPLNLQAHLLQWHGISLYLTAGAQADWNIKAESNTDGVNQVMDKDRMQWSIGGSLGLAYHIIPQLSLYAEPGIRHYIDNGSTINNYFKDKPTSFNLQLGLRFDLNSPK from the coding sequence ATGAAGCAAGAAGAATGGGCCGAAAGGCTTAACAACCACCTGAAAGACTGCCACCAGGAGCCATCGCGCGACTTGTGGGAGGGCATTGAGGCTTCGCTCGATAAGCAGGCTAAAGGTCAGACGCGCCACATAGCTCTGCGTCGTTGGATGATGGCAGCTGCTATCATTGGTGTGCTGTTTGGTGGTGCCTATCTGATGTGGAACAACGAGCCCGTACAGCCACAAGTGGCACAGGTTAAGGCTACCAATCATGCCGATAAGGAAGAAGCGCCCGTAGCCACCCAAGCAGATATCACCCCAGATGCAGCAGTAAAGGCTCCAGAGAAACTTGTTGCTCAGGTAGTAACAGCAGCAAAAGCAGTTACACAGATAGCAGAAACAGCTATGCAAACAGAAAGCGAAGTTCCTGAACCTACAGAGAAGGCCACGCAGCCCGATGAAACGGCTAACAAGCCCAAGGAAGATACACCAAGCCCACAGGTACATCCCCTACTGTCAGCAGAGCCTAAGGCAAATTCTCATGTGGAGCATCATCAGCAAAAGCCGATGCGCCTTACCATGGGCCTGTTTGCTCAGGGTAACACCAACGATATGAACAACAAGAATGCGGTGATGATGAACCCGCAGTTGATGCATCGCGTGGCTGCAACGCGTGCTTTTCTAGCAGATTACGAAGAGCAAGAGAGTCACAACCAGCCCATATCGTTCGGTCTTTCTGTTGGATATCCACTCAATAGCTGGTTGTCGCTCAGTTCGGGTTTGGTTTATACCAAGCTGAATTCAACCTTTACCACCCTGATGCCCAACCATCAGATACAGCGCCATCAGAAGCTCCACTACATAGGCGTGCCCCTGAACCTGCAGGCCCACCTGTTGCAATGGCATGGCATCAGCCTTTATCTTACTGCAGGCGCCCAAGCCGACTGGAATATCAAAGCCGAATCGAATACCGATGGGGTGAATCAGGTGATGGACAAGGATCGCATGCAGTGGTCGATAGGTGGCAGTTTGGGATTGGCCTACCATATCATCCCTCAGCTGAGTCTGTATGCCGAGCCTGGCATTCGGCACTATATAGATAATGGTAGTACTATCAATAATTATTTTAAAGATAAACCTACGAGTTTCAATCTACAGTTGGGACTCAGATTCGACTTAAACTCACCAAAATGA
- a CDS encoding acetate kinase produces MKILVLNCGSSSIKYALYNMDDKSVMTSGGAERVGLDNAFVKVKLANGEKKQIMHDIPEHTEGVKFIFSLLTDPEIGVIKDLKEIDAVGHRMVHGGEKFNKSVILTDEVLKAFEECSDLAPLHNPANLKGVNAVKELMPGLPQVGVFDTAFHQTMPAKAYMYAIPYDLYEKYGVRRYGFHGTSHRYVSARACEFLGIKAEGTKMITCHIGNGGSIAAVLDGKCIDTSMGLTPLEGLVMGTRAGDIDGGAVTFIEKKLGLDADGMSDLLNKKSGVAGITGGSSDMRDVENAAKAGEPKAVLAQQMYFYRIKKYIGAYAAAMGGVDVIVFTAGVGENQISMRSEVCKGLEFLGVKFDDEKNNVRGEEAIISADDSKVKVVVIPTDEELMIATDTMNLLK; encoded by the coding sequence ATGAAGATTCTTGTATTGAATTGTGGCTCTTCATCTATCAAGTACGCCCTGTACAACATGGACGATAAGAGCGTGATGACCAGTGGTGGTGCTGAGCGTGTAGGCTTGGACAATGCCTTTGTAAAGGTGAAGCTGGCCAATGGCGAGAAGAAGCAGATTATGCACGATATCCCCGAGCATACCGAGGGTGTTAAGTTTATCTTCTCTCTGCTTACCGATCCCGAAATCGGTGTGATCAAAGATCTGAAGGAGATCGACGCTGTAGGTCACCGTATGGTGCATGGCGGCGAGAAATTCAATAAGTCAGTTATCCTCACCGACGAGGTTCTGAAGGCTTTCGAGGAGTGCTCTGATCTGGCTCCCCTGCACAACCCTGCTAACCTGAAGGGTGTTAATGCTGTTAAGGAGCTGATGCCAGGTCTGCCTCAGGTTGGTGTGTTCGACACCGCCTTCCACCAGACCATGCCTGCTAAGGCTTATATGTACGCTATCCCTTACGATCTGTACGAGAAGTACGGTGTTCGCCGCTATGGTTTCCACGGCACCTCTCACCGTTACGTATCAGCTCGTGCTTGCGAGTTCCTGGGTATCAAGGCCGAGGGTACTAAGATGATTACCTGCCATATCGGTAATGGTGGTTCTATCGCTGCTGTTCTGGATGGCAAGTGTATTGATACCTCAATGGGTCTTACCCCACTCGAGGGTTTGGTAATGGGTACTCGTGCTGGTGATATCGACGGTGGTGCTGTTACCTTCATCGAGAAGAAACTCGGTCTCGACGCTGATGGTATGAGCGACCTGCTCAACAAGAAGAGTGGTGTAGCTGGTATCACTGGTGGCTCGAGCGATATGCGCGACGTAGAGAACGCTGCTAAGGCTGGTGAGCCTAAGGCTGTACTGGCTCAGCAGATGTATTTCTATCGTATTAAGAAGTATATCGGTGCTTATGCTGCTGCCATGGGTGGTGTAGATGTAATCGTGTTCACCGCCGGTGTTGGCGAGAACCAGATTTCTATGCGTTCTGAGGTTTGCAAGGGCCTGGAGTTCCTGGGTGTTAAGTTCGACGACGAGAAGAACAACGTTCGTGGCGAAGAGGCCATCATCTCTGCCGATGACTCAAAGGTTAAGGTTGTTGTCATCCCAACCGACGAGGAGCTGATGATTGCTACCGATACAATGAATCTGCTGAAGTAA
- the pta gene encoding phosphate acetyltransferase, producing the protein MDLLSSIVARAKSDKQRIVLPEAEEERTLCAADKALADDLADIILIGNPAKVEALAKEKGLTNIGKATLIDPENYDKSEELAEKLAEIRKSKGMTIEEARKLIKNPLYLGCMIIKTEGADGQIYGALSTTGDTLRPALQIIKCQPGITCVSGGLLLISKQKQYGEDGVLVVGDVAVTPMPDAAQLSQIAVCTAQTAKSVAGFAEPRVAMLSFSTKGSAKHEVVDKVVEATRLAKELDPALKIDGELQADAALVPSVGAKKAPGSDIAGKANVLVFPNLEVGNIGYKMVQRLGDAIAIGPILQGIARPVNDLSRGCSVDDIYYMIAITACQAMDAKK; encoded by the coding sequence ATGGATCTATTAAGTTCAATTGTAGCGCGTGCTAAAAGTGATAAGCAGCGCATTGTGCTCCCTGAGGCAGAAGAGGAGCGTACACTCTGTGCAGCCGATAAGGCTCTGGCCGACGACCTCGCCGACATCATCCTGATTGGTAACCCTGCTAAGGTTGAGGCTCTGGCTAAGGAGAAGGGACTCACCAACATTGGTAAGGCAACCTTGATCGACCCTGAAAACTACGACAAGAGCGAAGAGCTTGCTGAGAAGCTGGCTGAGATTCGCAAGAGCAAGGGGATGACTATCGAGGAGGCTCGTAAGCTCATTAAGAATCCTCTGTACCTGGGTTGTATGATTATCAAGACCGAAGGTGCCGATGGTCAGATTTATGGTGCACTCTCTACTACTGGCGATACACTGCGTCCTGCCCTGCAGATTATCAAGTGCCAGCCTGGTATCACCTGTGTAAGTGGTGGTTTGCTGCTCATCTCTAAGCAGAAGCAGTATGGCGAGGATGGCGTATTGGTAGTTGGCGACGTAGCTGTTACCCCAATGCCAGATGCTGCTCAGCTCTCACAGATTGCTGTCTGCACCGCTCAGACTGCTAAGAGCGTGGCTGGTTTTGCTGAGCCACGTGTGGCTATGCTCAGCTTCTCTACTAAGGGCTCAGCTAAGCACGAGGTAGTAGATAAGGTAGTTGAGGCTACTCGTTTGGCTAAGGAACTCGATCCAGCACTCAAGATTGACGGTGAGTTGCAGGCCGATGCCGCTCTGGTTCCATCAGTAGGTGCTAAGAAGGCTCCTGGTTCTGATATCGCTGGTAAGGCTAACGTACTGGTATTCCCTAACCTCGAGGTAGGTAACATTGGTTATAAGATGGTTCAGCGCCTGGGCGATGCTATCGCTATCGGTCCTATCCTACAGGGTATCGCACGTCCTGTAAACGACCTGTCGCGTGGTTGCTCTGTTGATGACATCTACTACATGATTGCCATCACCGCTTGTCAGGCTATGGACGCCAAGAAGTAA
- the cdaA gene encoding diadenylate cyclase CdaA → MFFEFGIKDFIDILLVAMILYYIYRLMRESRSLNVFIGILMFVITWLFVSQVVEMKLLGSILDKLVSVGVIALIVLFQDEIRKFLYNVGAHRRMRAFAKLFTSRDVGEDDKKALKEIIMPIVMASMNMSRGKVGALIVIERAMPLDEIAVTGDQIDSNINQRLIENIFFKNSPLHDGAMIVSKKRIKAAGCILPVSHDMDIPKELGLRHRAAMGVSQESDAVAIVVSEETGGISVAVKGEFHLRLSAEELESILTKELEQ, encoded by the coding sequence ATGTTCTTCGAGTTTGGCATAAAGGACTTCATCGACATCCTGCTTGTAGCTATGATACTTTACTACATCTACAGGCTGATGCGCGAATCACGTTCGCTTAACGTGTTCATAGGCATTCTGATGTTTGTGATTACGTGGCTGTTCGTGTCGCAGGTGGTCGAGATGAAGTTGCTTGGCTCGATACTTGATAAGCTGGTGAGTGTGGGTGTTATCGCGCTCATCGTACTTTTCCAGGACGAAATCCGTAAGTTCCTTTATAACGTAGGTGCCCACCGTCGTATGCGGGCATTTGCCAAACTATTTACATCAAGGGATGTGGGCGAAGATGATAAGAAGGCACTTAAGGAGATTATCATGCCTATTGTGATGGCATCGATGAATATGAGTCGTGGCAAGGTAGGTGCGCTCATCGTGATAGAGCGTGCGATGCCACTCGACGAGATAGCTGTGACCGGCGATCAGATCGACTCCAATATCAATCAGCGACTCATCGAGAACATCTTCTTTAAGAACTCACCCCTGCACGATGGTGCCATGATCGTATCCAAGAAACGTATCAAGGCCGCAGGTTGTATCCTGCCGGTAAGTCACGATATGGATATCCCAAAGGAGTTGGGGTTGCGACACCGTGCTGCCATGGGCGTATCGCAAGAGAGCGATGCTGTGGCCATCGTTGTATCCGAGGAAACGGGTGGTATCTCTGTCGCTGTTAAAGGCGAGTTCCATCTGCGTCTCTCGGCCGAGGAACTGGAGAGTATCCTCACCAAAGAATTAGAACAATAA
- the folP gene encoding dihydropteroate synthase, with amino-acid sequence MNETIQIRGKLVDLSTPQVMGILNVTPDSFYAGSRVQTEAEIVQRCHQIIDEGASMIDVGGYSTRPGGTEVSEAEEMERLRFGLKIIRRELPDAIISVDTFRPDVAHMTVEEFGADIINDVSEGNETMYRLVSRLRVPYILMSQQPTLKSMLMSFARQVQQLRDCGACDIILDPGFGFGKTLEQNYEIMNQMERLHVMELPLLVGISRKSMIFKLLGTTPMESLNGTTVLNTISLMKGAHILRVHDVRQAVECVKMVQSLNSQIAK; translated from the coding sequence ATGAACGAAACGATTCAAATTCGAGGCAAATTAGTGGATCTCAGCACCCCGCAGGTGATGGGAATCCTGAACGTTACGCCCGACTCTTTTTATGCAGGGAGCCGAGTGCAGACTGAGGCTGAAATTGTGCAGCGTTGTCATCAGATTATCGACGAAGGTGCCAGCATGATTGACGTGGGTGGCTATTCTACCCGTCCTGGTGGCACCGAGGTGTCGGAGGCCGAGGAGATGGAGCGCCTGCGTTTTGGTTTGAAGATTATCCGTCGTGAGTTGCCCGATGCCATTATTTCGGTAGATACGTTCCGTCCCGATGTGGCCCATATGACGGTTGAGGAGTTTGGTGCCGATATCATTAACGATGTGAGCGAAGGCAACGAGACCATGTACCGGTTAGTGTCGCGCTTACGCGTACCTTATATATTAATGTCGCAGCAGCCCACGCTGAAAAGCATGCTGATGTCGTTTGCCCGACAGGTACAGCAGTTGCGTGATTGTGGTGCTTGCGATATCATTCTTGATCCTGGTTTTGGTTTCGGTAAGACGCTGGAGCAGAATTACGAGATTATGAACCAGATGGAGCGTCTGCACGTGATGGAACTGCCCCTGTTGGTAGGCATCTCGCGTAAGTCGATGATTTTTAAACTCTTGGGTACTACGCCTATGGAGTCGCTCAATGGTACTACGGTGCTTAACACCATCTCGCTCATGAAGGGGGCTCACATCCTCCGAGTGCATGATGTACGTCAGGCCGTAGAATGCGTAAAAATGGTGCAATCGTTAAATAGTCAAATCGCAAAATAA
- a CDS encoding UDP-N-acetylmuramoyl-tripeptide--D-alanyl-D-alanine ligase, with protein MDIKELYKLYEQHPCITTDSRDCPEGSIFLALKGESFNGNKFALQALEKGCAYAIVDEDVANDPRIIKVDNCLQTFKDLAREHRRQFDIPVIGITGTNGKTTTKELIAAVLSQKYNVLYTQGNFNNDVGVPKTLFRLNKEHEIAVIEMGASHPGDIKTLAETAEPTCGLITNVGRAHLQGFGSFEGVIKTKCELYDFLRSREDSLIFINADNEHLIDQISDDEEMWLSPYSTDPDNQYSCISGEVLECNPFLKFRWREPLMVLEEEGRSTKWHKVQTKLIGSYNIDNLLAAIAVGINFGVDRKKIVAALEAYEPSNNRSQMTVTEKNHLIVDAYNANPSSMQAALENFKIMQADNKMAILGAMRELGEVSAEEHQHVVDYLKTSDIKTVWLVGEEFEDTQCDFRKFKDVEEVKAAIAAEQPTGHYILIKGSNSTKLYQLPELL; from the coding sequence ATGGATATTAAGGAACTATACAAGCTGTATGAGCAGCATCCGTGCATCACAACCGATAGTCGTGACTGCCCCGAAGGAAGCATCTTTCTGGCACTGAAAGGTGAGTCGTTTAATGGTAATAAGTTCGCCTTGCAGGCACTCGAAAAAGGCTGTGCTTATGCCATCGTAGATGAAGACGTGGCCAACGATCCCCGCATCATCAAGGTTGACAACTGTCTGCAGACTTTCAAGGACCTGGCCCGCGAGCATCGCCGCCAGTTCGATATCCCCGTAATCGGTATCACAGGCACCAACGGCAAGACCACCACCAAGGAGCTTATTGCCGCTGTGCTCTCACAGAAATACAATGTGCTCTACACCCAGGGTAACTTTAACAATGATGTAGGTGTACCCAAGACGCTGTTCCGTTTGAACAAGGAGCACGAAATAGCCGTAATTGAGATGGGTGCCAGTCACCCTGGCGACATCAAGACGCTGGCTGAGACCGCTGAACCTACTTGCGGACTGATTACCAACGTTGGTCGTGCCCACTTGCAGGGCTTCGGTTCGTTCGAAGGTGTGATTAAAACAAAATGCGAACTTTACGATTTCCTGCGCAGTCGCGAGGACAGTCTTATCTTTATCAATGCCGACAACGAGCACCTGATAGATCAGATTAGCGACGACGAGGAGATGTGGTTATCACCCTACTCTACCGATCCCGACAACCAGTACTCGTGCATCAGCGGCGAGGTATTGGAGTGCAACCCATTCCTGAAGTTCCGTTGGCGCGAGCCTTTGATGGTACTCGAAGAAGAAGGTCGCAGCACCAAGTGGCACAAGGTACAGACCAAGCTGATTGGATCGTATAACATCGACAACCTGCTGGCAGCCATCGCCGTAGGTATCAACTTTGGTGTAGATCGCAAAAAGATTGTAGCCGCCCTCGAAGCCTACGAGCCATCCAACAACCGCAGTCAGATGACCGTTACCGAGAAGAACCATCTGATAGTAGATGCCTATAATGCCAACCCCTCATCAATGCAGGCTGCCCTCGAGAACTTCAAGATTATGCAGGCCGACAACAAGATGGCCATCCTTGGTGCCATGCGTGAACTCGGCGAGGTATCGGCCGAGGAGCACCAGCATGTGGTTGACTACCTGAAAACATCGGATATCAAGACTGTATGGTTGGTAGGCGAAGAGTTCGAGGACACCCAGTGCGACTTCCGTAAGTTTAAGGATGTAGAGGAGGTAAAAGCCGCCATCGCTGCCGAACAGCCAACAGGCCATTACATTCTTATCAAGGGTTCAAACAGCACAAAGCTCTATCAACTGCCCGAACTGCTGTAA